Proteins from a genomic interval of Amycolatopsis sp. cg13:
- a CDS encoding methylated-DNA--[protein]-cysteine S-methyltransferase, protein MHTAFWSTLDTKIGPFTAVVAGDGAVLASGWTGDVAELTPLISPSLAPTTLTERRDLGPVTTAIRRYHGGDVDAVADIEVRQRSGPFREHAWEMLRKVPAGSPVSYAEYATLSGNPSAVRAAATACARNAAALFVPCHRVVRTGGAIGNFRWGVDAKRWLLHHEESA, encoded by the coding sequence GTGCACACCGCCTTCTGGTCCACTTTGGACACCAAGATCGGCCCGTTCACCGCAGTGGTGGCAGGCGACGGAGCCGTACTGGCCTCCGGCTGGACCGGCGACGTCGCCGAACTGACGCCGCTCATCTCGCCGTCCCTGGCCCCAACGACCCTGACCGAACGCCGCGACCTCGGCCCCGTGACGACCGCGATCCGCCGCTACCACGGCGGTGATGTCGACGCCGTCGCCGACATCGAGGTACGGCAGCGCTCAGGCCCGTTCCGCGAGCACGCGTGGGAGATGCTGCGCAAAGTCCCGGCAGGCAGCCCGGTGAGCTACGCGGAGTACGCCACCCTCTCGGGCAACCCGTCCGCAGTCCGCGCGGCAGCGACCGCTTGCGCCCGCAACGCAGCGGCCCTGTTCGTGCCTTGCCACCGGGTGGTGCGGACCGGCGGAGCGATCGGCAACTTCCGCTGGGGCGTGGACGCCAAGCGGTGGCTTCTGCACCACGAAGAGTCCGCCTGA
- the ychF gene encoding redox-regulated ATPase YchF: MSLTLGIVGLPNVGKSTLFNALTRNDVLAANYPFATIEPNVGVVPLPDPRLDQLAEIFSSEKTVPAVVSFVDIAGIVKGASEGAGLGNKFLANIREANAICQVIRVFDDPDVVHVDGRIDPMSDIETINTELILADLQTLEKALPRLEKEARTKKEARPALENAQKAKEILDSGRTLFQAQKDIDGEALRELSLLTTKPFLYVFNADEAVLTDEARREELTKLVAPADAVFLDAKVEAELLELDDEESVRELLESVGQLEPGLNALARAGFHTLGLQTYLTAGPKESRAWTIPQGATAPQAAGVIHTDFERGFIKAEIVSFADLVEAGSMAAARSAGKVRMEGKDYVMADGDVVEFRFNV, encoded by the coding sequence GTGAGTCTCACCCTCGGTATCGTCGGCCTGCCCAACGTCGGCAAGTCCACCCTGTTCAACGCGCTGACGCGCAACGACGTGCTCGCCGCGAACTACCCGTTCGCCACGATCGAGCCCAACGTCGGCGTCGTGCCGCTGCCGGACCCGCGGCTGGACCAGCTGGCCGAGATCTTCTCGTCGGAGAAGACCGTGCCCGCCGTGGTGTCCTTTGTGGACATCGCGGGCATCGTGAAGGGCGCGTCCGAGGGCGCGGGGCTCGGCAACAAGTTCCTCGCGAACATCCGCGAGGCCAACGCGATCTGCCAGGTCATCCGCGTGTTCGACGACCCGGACGTGGTGCACGTCGACGGCCGGATCGACCCGATGTCCGACATCGAGACGATCAACACCGAGCTGATCCTCGCCGACCTGCAGACGCTCGAAAAGGCGCTGCCGAGGCTGGAGAAAGAGGCGCGCACCAAGAAGGAAGCGCGGCCGGCGCTCGAAAACGCCCAGAAGGCCAAGGAGATCCTCGACTCCGGGCGCACGCTGTTCCAAGCGCAGAAGGACATCGACGGCGAGGCGCTGCGCGAGCTGAGCCTGCTCACCACGAAGCCGTTCCTGTACGTCTTCAACGCCGACGAAGCTGTGCTCACCGACGAGGCGCGCCGCGAGGAGCTGACGAAGCTCGTCGCCCCGGCGGACGCGGTGTTCCTCGACGCGAAGGTTGAAGCCGAACTGCTGGAGCTGGACGACGAGGAGTCCGTGCGCGAGCTGCTGGAGTCCGTCGGCCAGCTGGAGCCGGGCCTGAACGCGCTGGCCCGCGCCGGTTTCCACACGCTCGGCCTGCAGACCTACCTCACGGCAGGCCCGAAGGAATCCCGCGCTTGGACGATCCCGCAGGGCGCGACCGCCCCGCAGGCCGCTGGTGTCATCCACACGGACTTCGAACGCGGCTTCATCAAGGCGGAGATCGTGTCCTTCGCGGACCTCGTCGAGGCGGGCTCGATGGCGGCCGCGCGCTCGGCGGGCAAGGTCCGCATGGAAGGCAAGGACTACGTGATGGCGGACGGCGACGTCGTGGAGTTCCGCTTCAACGTCTGA
- a CDS encoding GlxA family transcriptional regulator — protein MKRLMVVVLFDRIDLLDVTGPAEVFSLLQREMNRPTGYRVVLAAEALEPVMTSAGVRVLPDMTFAELAGKAIDTLVVPGAVVFGENGEIVARCDPAVVEEVRLLAGRARRVASVCVGAHILAAAGLLDGKRATTHWSTARQLAEEHPEVTVDADPIFIRDGAVWTGAGLSACLDLALALVADDFGPELASRVARQLVMFLRRPGGQSQFSVSLEPASATRRVDELRQYIAAHLADPLTVADLAAHAHVTDRQITRVFKAELGMTPAAYVEHARVEAARHRLETSDETLSRIAGACGFGTVSTLNRSFRRTLKTTPSEYRERFRIG, from the coding sequence ATGAAGCGACTGATGGTCGTCGTCCTGTTCGATCGGATCGACCTGCTCGACGTGACTGGGCCCGCAGAGGTGTTTTCCCTGCTGCAGCGGGAAATGAACCGTCCGACGGGGTACCGGGTGGTGCTCGCGGCGGAGGCGCTCGAGCCGGTGATGACCTCTGCCGGGGTGCGTGTGCTGCCGGACATGACCTTCGCGGAGCTGGCCGGGAAGGCGATCGACACCCTGGTCGTGCCGGGCGCGGTCGTGTTCGGGGAGAACGGCGAGATCGTCGCGAGGTGTGACCCGGCGGTAGTCGAGGAGGTTCGCTTGCTGGCCGGGCGTGCGCGCCGGGTGGCGTCCGTCTGCGTTGGGGCGCACATCCTTGCGGCGGCCGGACTTCTCGACGGCAAACGCGCTACTACGCACTGGTCGACGGCCCGGCAGTTGGCCGAGGAGCATCCCGAGGTGACTGTCGACGCCGATCCGATCTTCATCCGCGACGGCGCGGTGTGGACCGGGGCCGGGCTGAGTGCCTGCCTCGACCTCGCGTTGGCGTTGGTGGCCGACGACTTCGGGCCGGAGCTGGCTTCCCGGGTGGCGCGCCAGCTCGTGATGTTTCTGCGGCGGCCGGGTGGCCAGAGTCAGTTCAGCGTGTCGTTGGAGCCCGCGTCCGCTACGCGGCGGGTTGACGAATTGCGGCAGTATATTGCCGCGCATTTGGCGGATCCGTTGACGGTTGCCGATCTTGCCGCGCATGCGCATGTGACGGATCGGCAGATCACGCGGGTGTTCAAGGCCGAGTTGGGGATGACGCCCGCCGCTTATGTCGAGCACGCACGGGTGGAGGCGGCGCGACATCGGCTGGAGACGAGCGATGAGACGTTGTCGAGGATCGCCGGAGCTTGCGGATTCGGCACTGTGTCGACACTGAACCGGTCTTTTCGGCGGACTTTGAAGACGACGCCCAGCGAGTATCGGGAGAGGTTTCGGATCGGTTAG
- a CDS encoding cysteine hydrolase family protein — MPRTTLRELNGLNQTPATLADSTLILVDYQNTYTRGVMELEGWRPALTAAKNLLAEARAAGAKVIHVINDGGEDTPYDVRAEIGSIHPDVAPIEGEPVVVKGAPNSFVNTDLGSQVDAAGHQNVVIAGFMTNMCVTFTTEGAFLRGNHPTVVADACATRPLPTPVGEVSAAQLHNSSLATIGDLYGVVVPSVSGLS, encoded by the coding sequence ATGCCGAGGACGACGCTGCGGGAACTGAACGGGTTGAACCAAACCCCGGCGACACTGGCCGACTCGACACTGATCCTGGTCGACTACCAGAACACCTACACCCGCGGCGTGATGGAACTGGAAGGCTGGCGGCCTGCGCTGACCGCCGCGAAGAACCTGCTCGCCGAGGCCCGCGCCGCCGGAGCGAAGGTAATCCACGTCATCAACGACGGCGGCGAGGACACCCCCTACGACGTCCGAGCCGAGATCGGCAGCATCCATCCGGACGTCGCGCCAATCGAGGGCGAGCCGGTCGTCGTCAAGGGCGCGCCGAACTCCTTCGTGAACACCGACCTGGGTTCGCAGGTTGACGCAGCCGGGCACCAGAACGTGGTGATCGCGGGTTTCATGACCAACATGTGCGTCACGTTCACCACCGAAGGCGCCTTCCTGCGCGGCAACCACCCGACCGTCGTCGCCGACGCCTGCGCCACCCGGCCGTTGCCGACTCCGGTCGGGGAAGTCAGCGCTGCGCAACTGCACAACAGCTCGCTAGCGACCATCGGGGATCTTTACGGCGTGGTCGTTCCCAGCGTGTCCGGGTTGAGCTGA
- a CDS encoding DNA-3-methyladenine glycosylase 2 family protein, translated as MATSTIPIWRDTERCYRAVTARDQRFDGQFIMAVRTTGIYCRPSCPALTPKAQNVRFYPTSAAAQAGGFRACRRCLPDAVPGSPDWNVRADLAARAMRLISDGLVEREGVPGLARQLGYSERQLGRVLTAELGAGPIRLARAHRAHSARLLIEMSQLPLTDVAFAAGFSSIRQFNETIREVFATTPSQLRAASLRRGNRNEPSGATRLSLRLPFRAPFDAAGVLNYHASRALPGIEAVSDDGYGRTLRLPHGPASVWVSPRAGYVQCDLALSDLRDLSSAVSRVRRLLDLDADPEAVTRVLSADEALAPLVAATPGIRVPGAVDGPEVLLRALLGDDVADVVRLGEPVPPADPPMDTLTTLFPTPSAIAAADVKPLVKQVAAAIVAGDLDLHVGRDADELRTEMLTAGVDPATADYVVMRLLGAPDVLLTADPAVRRSAAELGIDLTTSARGWQPWSSYASRYLSSRTA; from the coding sequence ATGGCTACCTCGACCATCCCGATCTGGCGCGACACCGAGCGCTGCTACCGCGCGGTGACCGCCCGCGACCAGCGGTTCGATGGCCAGTTCATCATGGCGGTGCGCACCACGGGCATCTACTGCCGTCCGTCCTGCCCGGCGCTCACGCCGAAGGCGCAGAACGTCCGCTTCTACCCGACGTCGGCAGCCGCGCAGGCCGGTGGTTTCCGTGCGTGCCGCCGCTGCCTCCCGGACGCAGTCCCGGGTTCGCCGGATTGGAACGTGCGCGCCGACCTGGCCGCCCGCGCGATGCGGTTGATCTCGGACGGCCTGGTCGAGCGCGAGGGCGTGCCCGGGTTGGCCCGTCAGCTCGGCTACTCGGAACGCCAACTCGGCCGAGTGTTGACGGCTGAACTCGGCGCAGGCCCGATCCGCCTCGCCCGAGCACACCGCGCCCACTCGGCACGGTTGCTGATCGAGATGTCGCAGCTGCCGCTCACCGACGTCGCGTTCGCGGCCGGGTTCTCCAGCATCCGGCAGTTCAACGAAACGATCCGCGAAGTGTTCGCGACAACGCCGTCTCAGCTCCGAGCAGCCTCGCTTCGCCGCGGGAACCGCAACGAACCCAGCGGCGCGACGCGGCTCAGCCTTCGCCTGCCGTTCCGCGCCCCGTTCGACGCGGCGGGCGTGCTGAACTACCACGCTTCACGGGCGTTGCCAGGCATCGAAGCCGTCTCGGACGACGGCTACGGCCGCACCTTGCGCCTGCCACACGGCCCGGCGTCGGTGTGGGTCAGCCCGCGCGCCGGCTACGTGCAGTGCGACCTGGCGCTCTCGGACCTCCGCGACCTGAGCAGCGCCGTCAGCCGAGTGCGGCGGCTGTTGGACCTGGATGCAGACCCAGAAGCCGTCACCCGCGTGCTGTCCGCCGACGAGGCCTTGGCCCCGCTGGTCGCAGCTACCCCGGGCATCCGCGTGCCAGGCGCCGTCGACGGTCCGGAGGTCCTGCTCCGCGCCCTGCTCGGCGACGACGTGGCCGACGTCGTCCGGCTTGGCGAGCCAGTCCCGCCCGCCGACCCGCCCATGGACACCCTGACGACCCTCTTCCCGACCCCGTCCGCCATCGCCGCAGCCGACGTGAAACCGCTGGTCAAACAGGTCGCCGCGGCGATCGTCGCCGGTGACCTGGACCTCCACGTAGGCCGCGACGCCGACGAACTGCGCACCGAAATGCTCACGGCCGGCGTCGATCCCGCCACCGCCGATTACGTCGTGATGCGTCTGCTGGGCGCTCCCGACGTCCTGTTGACCGCTGATCCAGCCGTCCGCCGCAGCGCGGCCGAGCTGGGCATCGACCTGACGACGTCCGCACGCGGCTGGCAGCCGTGGAGTTCGTACGCCAGCCGGTATCTCAGTTCCCGAACCGCTTGA
- a CDS encoding restriction endonuclease, protein MEQTPNEFEHLVRELFEAMGMQSWVTQASRDDGLDAIAVNPDPVMGGLAVIQAKRYVKSVPVEAVRALWGTMEDKKAGTGIMVTTS, encoded by the coding sequence GTGGAGCAGACGCCGAACGAGTTCGAGCATCTCGTCCGTGAACTGTTCGAGGCGATGGGCATGCAGTCCTGGGTGACCCAAGCGTCTCGCGACGACGGTCTCGACGCGATCGCGGTCAACCCGGACCCGGTTATGGGCGGGCTGGCGGTCATCCAAGCCAAACGCTATGTCAAGAGCGTTCCCGTCGAGGCGGTGAGGGCGCTTTGGGGCACGATGGAGGATAAAAAAGCGGGCACCGGAATCATGGTCACCACCTCGTAG